In a genomic window of Bacillota bacterium:
- a CDS encoding ribbon-helix-helix protein, CopG family yields MARRIVVSVTDQMLEELDALVRKDCTNRSAFVREIIHQYLFKRRRLDQRQKMVDGYIEMASLNRELACSCVVPDEEALAKYEAFLEQDNESYYSER; encoded by the coding sequence ATGGCTAGAAGAATAGTGGTAAGTGTCACAGATCAGATGCTGGAGGAACTCGATGCCCTCGTCCGTAAGGATTGCACGAATCGCAGCGCCTTCGTGAGAGAGATCATCCATCAGTACCTTTTCAAGAGACGCCGGCTGGATCAGAGACAAAAAATGGTAGACGGTTACATCGAAATGGCCTCACTGAACCGGGAACTTGCCTGTTCGTGCGTGGTGCCGGATGAGGAGGCCCTGGCAAAATACGAGGCGTTCTTGGAGCAAGATAATGAATCCTATTATAGCGAGAGGTGA